The sequence CGATCCCGCGCGCGAACAGTTCGGTGGGCTCGATGACGGGGGTCCGGATCTCCCGGTACCCGTGGCGCTCGAAGATGCGGCGCGCGCACTCCTCCACGAGGCGCCAGCGCTCGGTCTCCCCGGGGAGGAGGTCCCGCGTCCCCGGCAGGTTGTTGGACAGCGGTTCTTGCATCGGTGCGTCCTTGTCGAAAAATTAGAATCGTAGCAAATCCGGGGCGGCGCGGCCGCCCTTTATGCCGAGAAAAGTCATCCCGCATCCCGGAGCCGCCGGAACTGGTCCGTCCGGCGGCGCAGCTCGAGCCAGGTCTCGAAGAGCGCGGGGGTCTCGAGCCAGATCCGGAACCAGAGGGCGATTTCCCCCTTCT comes from Acidobacteriota bacterium and encodes:
- a CDS encoding histidine--tRNA ligase — encoded protein: MSNNLPGTRDLLPGETERWRLVEECARRIFERHGYREIRTPVIEPTELFARGI